The Natator depressus isolate rNatDep1 chromosome 8, rNatDep2.hap1, whole genome shotgun sequence genome window below encodes:
- the IER5 gene encoding immediate early response gene 5 protein, whose product MEFRLEAHRIVSISLGKIYSARGQRGGLKLHKNLLVSLVLRSARRVYLGEPGGECPLPPRLGPPPPPPDCERLRRGCRPLGSEAAAAATRGRTECPAESPRKRSAAERGQAAGSPGKKPRREAEPPPPQEDMETGNVASLISIFGSGFSGLLGKERGAAEASEPGQVCCEQPVLRSLNPWSTAIVAF is encoded by the coding sequence ATGGAGTTCCGGCTGGAGGCGCATCGCATCGTCAGCATCTCGCTGGGCAAGATCTACAGCGCGCGGGGCCAGCGCGGCGGCCTCAAGCTGCACAAGAACCTGCTGGTGTCGCTGGTGCTGCGCAGCGCCCGCCGGGTCTACCTGGGCGAGCCCGGCGGCGAGTGCCCCCTGCCGCCCCGCCtggggccgccgccgccgcccccggaCTGCGAGAGGCTGCGGCGTGGCTGCCGACCGCTGGGCtcggaggcggcggcggcggcgacgCGGGGCCGGACGGAGTGCCCGGCCGAGTCCCCTCGCAAGCGGAGCGCAGCCGAGCGGGGCCAGGCGGCGGGCTCCCCGGGGAAGAAGCCGCGGCGTGAGGCGGAGCCGCCCCCGCCGCAGGAGGACATGGAGACCGGCAACGTGGCCAGCCTCATCAGCATCTTCGGCTCCGGCTTCTCGGGGCTGCTGGGCAAGGAGCGCGGCGCGGCGGAGGCGAGCGAGCCGGGGCAGGTCTGCTGCGAGCAGCCGGTGCTGCGGAGCCTCAACCCCTGGAGCACGGCCATCGTGGCCTTCTGA